The following is a genomic window from Brevibacterium limosum.
GAAGCCGACGAACGCCAGGCCGATGCCCGAGGACGCGACATCGGCGACCTCGACGCCCTGAGCGGCGGCCATGAAGCCCAGTGCCGCGAAGATGCCGATGCCGGCGAGGATCTCGAACGCGGAGTTCGAGAAGCCGACGACGAGGCCGGCACCGGTGAGGTTCGTCTTCTTCTTCAGGTACGAGGCGTAGGTGATCATGATGCCGAATGCGATCGACAGCGAGAAGAAGATCTGGCCATAGGCCGCGATCCAGACCTTGTGATCGGTCAGCGCCTTGAAGTCCGGGGTGAACAGCGCATTGAGTCCCTCAGCGGCACCGGGCAGGAACAGAGACCGGACGACGAGTGCGAGGAAGAGGATGATGAGCAGCGGGATGAAGATCTTCGAGAAGTTCGCAATGCCGTTCTGGACACCCATGAGCAGGACGATGAGGACGACCGCCCAGACGAGAATGATCGGGATGAGCACACCGGGAACGAACTCGAGCGAGATGCCGGGATCACCCATCTTGAGGTACTCGCCGAAGAAGAATCCCTCCGCATCGTCGCCCCACGCCTCTGTGAGCGAGAAGAACATATAGGAGCCGGCCCAGCCGATGATCGCGGCGTAGTAGATGCCGATGACGATCGCGACACCGGTGGCGAACCAGCCGATGGGTTCTGCGCCCTTGTGTGCCATTCGGTGGGCCAGCGGTGCCGAACCGCGCGAACGGTGCCCCATCGCGTAGTAGAAGAACAGCAGCGGGATGCCCGCCGTCAGCAGTGCAACGAGGTAGGGGATGATGAACGCGCCGCCGCCGTTTTCATAAGTGATGTAGGGGAAGCGCCAGATATTGCCGAGGCCGACCGCCGAACCGATGGCCGCGAAGATGAACGCGCCGCGGGAGACGAAGACCTCCCTCTGGGGTGATGACTTGGGTGACATGGTGTCCTTTCTTGACCGGTCGCGGATCATCGCGACCGAGTGTGGCCACCGAAGTTTCGTCTGCGAGACCGGTGGTCCGGTGTGAAGTCCGAATAGCGAGAAGGACTCTCGAGCCGAGCTTCATTGCTTGATCCCATTTTACTGGGAATTCACTGTGCGATGTGCCGCGCATCACGTGAGCCGCATAACAGTCTAGTATCGAATTCGCAGAAACCGTGAAAACGGCCGGGCCCGGTAGACTTGGGGCGTGACTATCTCGCTCTATAACACCGCCAGCCGCACGACCGAAGAACTGCGCCCCGTCAACGACGGTCAGGTCGGTATCTATGTCTGTGGTGCCACGGTGCAGGGCGAACCGCATATCGGCCACCTGCGCTCGGCCTCGGTGTTCGACACTCTGCGGCGCTGGCTGCTTTACAGCGGCTACCGGGTGACCATGATCCGCAACGTCACCGACATCGACGACAAGATCCTGTCGAAGTCCGTCGAGGAGGGGCGGGAATGGTTCACCCACGCGTACAAGTACGAACGCGCCTTCACCGCCGCCTACGACGCACTCGATGTGCTGCCGCCGAGCAGCGAACCACGCGCGACCGGGCACATCACCGAGATGATCGAACTCATCTCCCGCCTCATCGAGGCCGGTCATGCCTACCCCGCGCTCGACGGCAGCGCCGATGTCTACTTCGACGCCGCCTCGTGGAATGACTACGGGGGGCTGACGAACCAGAAGCTCGAGGACATGGAACTGGCCGAAGGCGCCGAGCTGCGCGGGAAGAGGGACGCCCGGGACTTCGCGCTGTGGAAGGCGCACAAGGACTCCGAGCCGATCACCGCCTCCTGGCCCTCGCCGTGGGGACGGGGTCGGCCGGGCTGGCACATCGAATGCTCGGCCATGTCGACGAAGTATCTGGGGTCGAACTTCGACATCCACGGCGGCGGACTCGACCTGCGCTTCCCGCATCATGAGAACGAGCTGGCGCAGTCCCGTGCCGCCGGGGACCAGTTCGCAAACATCTGGATGCATTCCGGCCTGCTCAATGTGGGCGGGGACAAGATGTCGAAGTCCCTGGGCAACTCCGTCTTCGCCTCTGACCTGTTCGACACGTTCAGCCCGCTGGCCGTCCGCTACTTCCTCACCGGTGCCAGCTACCGGTCGATCCTCGACTTCTCGAACGAGGCCATGGAACGCTCCGCGGCCTCGCTCGAGCGACTGCAGAACTTCCTCCAGCGCGCTCGCCAGGCACTCGGGGCGGACGCGCCGGCGCTGCCGGACGTCAGCGACTCCTATGCCGGACGCAGCGTCGACGTTCCCGCCGAATTCGCCGCCGCCCTCGACGACGACCTCGGTGTGCCTCGTGCCCTGTCCGTGGTCTTCGCCTCCGTGAGCGAGGGTGCGAAGCTCCTCGACTCCGGCGCTGATCGGGCGGGGTTGGCGCGGATCGTCGCCGAGGTGGAGCTCATGCTCGACATCCTCGGAGTCAACCCCAGCGCTGCGGCCTGGGCCGGATCGGCCGCCGACGCCAAGGCGGAGTCCGCACTCGACTCCCTCGTGGCCACCATGGCCAAGCGCCGGGCCGAGGCGAAGGCGGAGAAGGACTTCGCCACCGCGGATGCCCTCCGTGACGAACTGGCCGCGGCCGGCGTCATCATCGAGGACACGGCCGACGGGTACCGCTACCACCTCGGCGAGGGCTGAGGTCGACGAATTTCGGCCACGGGCATGAGCCCGCGGCCCCAACGCACCTGATAGGAATCATATGGCTTCCAATCCCCGCTCCGGCGGTTCGAAAAAAGGCCCGACCAAGGGGTCGGGCGGCAAGAACAGGCGCAGCCTGCGCGGCAAGGGTCCGACGCCCAAGGCCGAGGACCGCGTCTACCACAAGGCGCACAAGGCCGCGCAGCAGCGCAAGAGCTCGAACGCCTCGGCGCAGGCGAAGCGGAAGAAGAAGGAACTCGGACCGAACATGGTCGCCGGGCGCAATTCGGTCCTGGAGGCTCTGCGCGAAGGCGTTCCGGCCACCGCGATGTACGTGTCCGGTCGCATCGACTCCGATGACCGTGTCCGCGAGTCGATCACGCTGGCGACCCAGCGCGGCATCTCGATGCTCGAGGCGAGCAAGCCCGACCTCGACCGGCTCACCGACGACGCGATCCATCAGGGCATCGCCCTGCAGGTCCCGCCGTACGACTACGCCGACCCCTCCGACCTGCTCGAATTCGCGGCCGAACGCGCAGAGACGCCGCTGCTCGTGGCCCTCGACGGGATCACGGATCCCCGCAACCTCGGTGCGATCGTCCGGTCGACTGCGGCCTTCGGCGGTCACGGTGTGATCATCCCCGAACGTCGCGCCGCCTCGATGACGGCCGCTGCGTGGAAGACCTCCGCCGGCGCCGCTTCGCGCATCCGCGTGGCACAGGTCGTCAACCTGGCGCGGACGATCGATGAGCTGAAGAAGCAGAACGTGTTCGTCGTCGGTCTCGACATGGGCGGTGACGTCGAGCTGCCCGAACTGACCTTCACCCGCGACCCGCTGTGCATCGTCGTCGGCTCCGAAGGCAAGGGTCTGTCGCGGCTGATATCGGAGAAGTGCGACCAGATCGTGTCGATCCCGATCGCCGCGACCACCGAGTCGCTCAACGCCGGCATCGCCGCGGCCGTCTCGCTCTACGAGGTCGCCAGAGCCCGCCGCCCCTGACCCCTCTTACTACCTGACGGCGGCCCAGCAACCTCGCGCGAGGTTGCTGGGCCGCCGTCAGGTAGCAATTAGGAATCTACGGTGGTGCGGTAGTCCTTTTCGCTGAGGTGACCGACGACCGAGTGGCGGCGGCTGTAGGTGAAGTAGACCAGCGCGCCGACGGCCATCCACACGCAGAAGACGATCCAGGTCCGCCCGCCGAGGTTGACCATGAGGAACGCACACGCCAAGGCTCCCAGCGCGGGCACGACCGGCCCGAACGGGACCTTGAACGAACGGTCGAGGCCGGGGCGCTTGAACCGCAGGTAGATGACGGCGATATTGACCAGGCAGAACGCGAACAGGGTGCCGATGCTCGTGGCGTCGGCGAGTTCGCCGAGCGGAATGAGCGCTGCGGTGACCGCGACGAGACCGCCGACGATGAGGGTCCCGACCAGGGGAGTGCCCGTGCGCTGGGAGACGCGGCCGAAGATCTTCGGCACCATTCCGTCCCTGGCCATCGTCAGCAGGATCCGCGACTGACCGTAGAGCACGGTGATGACGACGGAGAAGATCGCGAGCACCGCGGCCACCGCGAAGAGCAGCACCGCGATGTTCGACCCGGTGATCTCCTCGACGATCTGTACGAGTGGAGCATGAGCGCCGTCGAACCACTGCCACTGCCGTGCCCCGATCGCTGTGACGGCGACGAGGACGTACATCGAGGTGACGATGAGCATCGAGAAGATGATCGCCCGCGGCAGATCCCGACGCGGATTCTTCGCTTCCTCACCGGCCGTGGACGCCGCATCGAAGCCGATATACGAGAAGAACACGCTCGAGGCGGCCGCCGTGACACCGGCGGCTCCCATCGGCAGCATCGGTGCGAAGTTGCCGGCCTTGAACGCGGTGAACGCGACGATGGCGAAGAAGACGAGGATGCCGATCTTGACGAACACGAGAATGGTGTTGACCACACCGGATTCGCGGGCGCCGCGCATGAGCAGCACGGTCGCCAGCGCCACGACGACAAGAGCTGAGACGTTGATGATTCCGTCCGGATTATCCGCCAGGCCCGGCCCCGTGGTCAGAGACGCGGGCAGTTCGAGGCCGAAGACGCGCAGGGTCTCATTGACGTAGTCGGCGGCGCCGACGGCGACCGCCGCGACCGAGACCGCGTATTCGAGGACGAGACACCAGCCGCAGACCCAGGCGACGCCCTCACCGAGGGTGGCGTAGGAATACGAGTAGCTGGACCCGGACACCGGCACCATTCCGGCCATCTCGGCGTAGCTGACCGCCGACAGCAGCGCGGTGATTCCGGCGAGAACGAAGGCAAGCCACACGGCGGGGCCGGCCACGGGAACCGCCTCGCCGAGGATGACGAGGATTCCCGTGCCCAAGGTGGCGCCGACGCTGATCATCGTCAGCTGGAAGACACCGAAGGTCCGCCGCAGTCCACCCGACTGCGCGGTCTGCGCATCGGTGTGGGCCTCGGCGGTCATGGCGCTGATCGACTTGCGTCGCCCCAGCTGCCGCAGCACGCCTGTGGGAGTGTGCGCCGGCGGAGTGGGCGGAGTGTGCGAAACGGTCATCTGAATATTCTTGCATAGTCATGAATATTGTCTCGCCGGGCCTCCGCTTGATCACTGGCGATGACGCCCCGCAGCGTCGCGGATCTCACACGGCGATGACGGAGATTCGCCACGCCGATTCCACGCGGCAGAGTGCTCACACGTGGGGGATGAACCGACCGTCATGCGCCATCCAGCCGCCGTCGACGAGCTGCGAGTGCCCGGTGACGTAGCTCGAGGCGTCCGAGGCGAGGAACACGACCGGCCCGGCGATCTCGTGCAGGCGACCCCAGCGGCCCAGGGCGGTCTTGTCCGCATACGCGTCCCACCATTTCCCGTCGGCCTTGATCTGCTGGGTCAGGGGAGTGTCGAAGGGGCCGGGCAGGATCGCATTGACCCGCACGCCCTTGCCTCCGAGTTCGCTGGCCATCGTCTTCGTCAGCTGCACGACACCGGCTTTCGCGGCCGCATAGATTCCCTGGCCGGGTTCGATGGCCAGCGCCCGGAATGAGGCGTAGGTGACGATCGATCCGCGACCGCGCCCACCCATCTCACGGCCGAAGCCGCGCATCAGCCGGTACGTGCCCTTGAGGTTGATGTCGATGACCCGATCGAATTCGTCATCGGTGGTGTCGACGAGGCGTTTGCGTACGTTCGCTCCCGGTGTGATGACGAGGATCTCGGCATCGGTCCACGCGGCCACGAGCGCGTCGACGGACGCCGTGTCCGTGATGTCGACGGCCACGGCCGTGGCGGTCCCGTCGGTCCCGGCCACCGCCGTGGCGGTCCCGTCGGTCCCGGCCACCGCCGTGGCGGCCCCGGCAGTCCCGGCAGGAGCACCGGTCCCGGCGGCAGATCCCGTGGCGGCAGATCCGGAGCGACGATCGGCGATGAGGGCGGCGGTCTCCTCGGCGCCGGTGAGGTTGAGATCGGCGACGACGACATGCGCGCCCGCGTCGGCGAGCCCGATCGCGCTGGCCTGCCCCAGCCCGGAACCGGCCCCCACGACGACGGCGGTGCGGCCGCTGAGGTCGAACAGGGACGGGACCGGCGGGTTGTTCACGTTCGTGGGCATCGGCTCGTGCGTCGACATCGGGAATCCTTCCAAGCGGGGTTCGGTGCAGGAGCGACACCGGTGTCGCTCCGTGGACTTCAAAGGTATGCCCGCCGAGGCGGCCCTGCCGACCCCGTTTCACCTTGTGGAACATCGGCTGAGGTGGGGGAGGTCAGAACTTCTTGCTGTCGACGTAGCGGATCTCGTCGGGGAGGTTCGCCAGGTAGTCGACGATGAAGTACGCGATGGCCTCCATCGTGGGGATGTCGCGTTGGCGGGCACGAGCCATGGTGCGGCGGTGTTCGGCGAACTCGTAGAAGATCTGCCCGGGTTCGAGTTTGCGGGTGAGGTTCTCCGGGATCGCCTGGATGAGGGGTTTGTACACCTCGTCGAGCCAGCGGCGGGCGGCCTGGGATTCGTCGAGTTCGTCGAATTCGGCGATCTCGGGAGCCGATCGGAACGAATCGAGGTCGTTGAGCATCGCTCGGGCCTGGTTCTCGTTCGCGCCGATCCCGGTCAGGCGCAGCAGACGCCTCGAATGATGGTTGGGTTCGACGACCTTGGGGGAGACGAGGAGGCTGATGCCGTCGATATCGGTCGTCACGGTCAGTTCGCCGAGGTCGAAGCCCAGATCGTTGAGGCGGCGGATGCGTTCGTCGATGCGCCAGCGTTCGTTGACGCTGAATTCCTCGACCCGGGTCAGCTCCGCCCACAGGGCGCTGTACGACTCGCAGAGTCGCTCACCGGCCGCCAGCGGATCGGTCTCGGGGTCGACGAGTCCCGCGGCCTGCAGGTCGAGGAAGTCCCCGGCGATGTTCATCCGTGCGATCCGCAGGTCCATGTTCCGCTGCCCGTCGGAGAGCTGCTCGTGCAGCTCACCGGTCTCGGCGTCGACGACATAGGCGGCATAGGCGTCGGCGTCGCGGCGGAAGAGCGTGTTCGACAGGGACACGTCTCCCCAATAGAAGCCGACGAGGTGGAGGCGGACGAGGAGCACGGCCAGAGCGTCGACGAGGCGGACTCCGGTGTCAGCGGCGAGATCCCGGGAGAACAGAGCACGATAGGGCAGGGAGAACTCGAGGTAGGCGGTGATGAGGGCGCCCTTGAGAGTCTCGCCCGATTCGGTCCGACGGCCGTTGACGATGGCACGGGGCTCGACGAGGGGGACGTCGAGATTGCCGAGCGCACCGAGGATGTCGAACTCACGCAGGGCCTGTGCGTCGTCGGTCTCCTTGATCGCAAGCACTTCGTCTCCGATCTCGACATATCTGACGACGTGCCGGGAGATTCCGCGGGGCAGCCCGCCGAGCAGCGTCTCCGGCCACTCGGCCAAGGGCAGGTGCCAGGGGAGTCCGGCCAGGGCCGCACGATCAGCGTTCCGGATCGTGTGGATCTCCGGTGCGGGAACAGCCGCGTCGCCCGCGGTTGTCGGCGCCGGCGGGGCGGCCTGGGCTGACGGGTCCGGCGAGGGCAGGGTTCCCGGCACGGCTCAGGAGTCCGTGTCGGTGTTCGAGGCCACGAGCGCCTCGGCGAGGTCGGGTGTCTCCACGCCGATGAGCCGCCCGCGATCGAGGAAGGCGATCCGGTCGCCGAGGACCTTCGCATCCTCGAGATCGGAGGTGGCATAGATCGTCGTCAGCCCGAATTCCTGCTGCAGGCCCTTGATCAGCGACAGTGTCTCCGTCTGCTGCTCGGGGACGAGGTTGACCACGGGCTCGTCCATGATGAGCACCTTGGGCCGGCGCACCACGGCGCGGGCCAGGGCCACGGTCTGGCGCTGCAGCTGGGTGAGGTCGCCGGGGACCGAATCGAGGATGTCGCTCAGCCCGATCTTGTCCATCACGGATTCGACGCGTTCCCTGATCTCGTCGGCCGGCAGACCGTCGACGCGCAGCGCAAAGCCGAGGTTGTCGCGCACGCTCATATGCGGGTAGAGCGCGTAGCTCTCCAGCGCCAGGGTCACATCGCGGTCGTTGACGGCGGCGTGGGTGATATCGGCGCCGTCGATGAGGATGGTGCCGGTCTTCGGGGTCTCCAGGCCGTGGAGCATCCGCAGGATCGTCGACTTGCCCGAAGCGGTGGGGCCGTAGAGGACGAGGAACTCGCCGTCATCGACGAAGAGATTGAACGGGTGTACGGATTCGGACGTCGTGTTCTCGTAGACATGACTGAGGCCATTCAACGACACCGTTGACATAAGTC
Proteins encoded in this region:
- a CDS encoding sodium-dependent transporter codes for the protein MSPKSSPQREVFVSRGAFIFAAIGSAVGLGNIWRFPYITYENGGGAFIIPYLVALLTAGIPLLFFYYAMGHRSRGSAPLAHRMAHKGAEPIGWFATGVAIVIGIYYAAIIGWAGSYMFFSLTEAWGDDAEGFFFGEYLKMGDPGISLEFVPGVLIPIILVWAVVLIVLLMGVQNGIANFSKIFIPLLIILFLALVVRSLFLPGAAEGLNALFTPDFKALTDHKVWIAAYGQIFFSLSIAFGIMITYASYLKKKTNLTGAGLVVGFSNSAFEILAGIGIFAALGFMAAAQGVEVADVASSGIGLAFVGFPTLISEMPGGAIFGFVFFACLVFAGLTSLISIIQVPIQALRDKFRVGNKASTAWIVGGMGVVSILLMPTVTGLYALDTMDAFANNVGIVGSAIMSIVVVGWAMRKLPVFSRHLNAVSSFRLGPIWMTLISITGVVLVYMLITQIITFVSDGYEGYPPLITGVYGWGMIGLLVVGSIILTLIRWPKETIDEMEAAIADSVAEENLRTENKGA
- the cysS gene encoding cysteine--tRNA ligase — protein: MTISLYNTASRTTEELRPVNDGQVGIYVCGATVQGEPHIGHLRSASVFDTLRRWLLYSGYRVTMIRNVTDIDDKILSKSVEEGREWFTHAYKYERAFTAAYDALDVLPPSSEPRATGHITEMIELISRLIEAGHAYPALDGSADVYFDAASWNDYGGLTNQKLEDMELAEGAELRGKRDARDFALWKAHKDSEPITASWPSPWGRGRPGWHIECSAMSTKYLGSNFDIHGGGLDLRFPHHENELAQSRAAGDQFANIWMHSGLLNVGGDKMSKSLGNSVFASDLFDTFSPLAVRYFLTGASYRSILDFSNEAMERSAASLERLQNFLQRARQALGADAPALPDVSDSYAGRSVDVPAEFAAALDDDLGVPRALSVVFASVSEGAKLLDSGADRAGLARIVAEVELMLDILGVNPSAAAWAGSAADAKAESALDSLVATMAKRRAEAKAEKDFATADALRDELAAAGVIIEDTADGYRYHLGEG
- the rlmB gene encoding 23S rRNA (guanosine(2251)-2'-O)-methyltransferase RlmB, with translation MASNPRSGGSKKGPTKGSGGKNRRSLRGKGPTPKAEDRVYHKAHKAAQQRKSSNASAQAKRKKKELGPNMVAGRNSVLEALREGVPATAMYVSGRIDSDDRVRESITLATQRGISMLEASKPDLDRLTDDAIHQGIALQVPPYDYADPSDLLEFAAERAETPLLVALDGITDPRNLGAIVRSTAAFGGHGVIIPERRAASMTAAAWKTSAGAASRIRVAQVVNLARTIDELKKQNVFVVGLDMGGDVELPELTFTRDPLCIVVGSEGKGLSRLISEKCDQIVSIPIAATTESLNAGIAAAVSLYEVARARRP
- a CDS encoding amino acid permease, with protein sequence MTVSHTPPTPPAHTPTGVLRQLGRRKSISAMTAEAHTDAQTAQSGGLRRTFGVFQLTMISVGATLGTGILVILGEAVPVAGPAVWLAFVLAGITALLSAVSYAEMAGMVPVSGSSYSYSYATLGEGVAWVCGWCLVLEYAVSVAAVAVGAADYVNETLRVFGLELPASLTTGPGLADNPDGIINVSALVVVALATVLLMRGARESGVVNTILVFVKIGILVFFAIVAFTAFKAGNFAPMLPMGAAGVTAAASSVFFSYIGFDAASTAGEEAKNPRRDLPRAIIFSMLIVTSMYVLVAVTAIGARQWQWFDGAHAPLVQIVEEITGSNIAVLLFAVAAVLAIFSVVITVLYGQSRILLTMARDGMVPKIFGRVSQRTGTPLVGTLIVGGLVAVTAALIPLGELADATSIGTLFAFCLVNIAVIYLRFKRPGLDRSFKVPFGPVVPALGALACAFLMVNLGGRTWIVFCVWMAVGALVYFTYSRRHSVVGHLSEKDYRTTVDS
- a CDS encoding SDR family NAD(P)-dependent oxidoreductase, whose translation is MSTHEPMPTNVNNPPVPSLFDLSGRTAVVVGAGSGLGQASAIGLADAGAHVVVADLNLTGAEETAALIADRRSGSAATGSAAGTGAPAGTAGAATAVAGTDGTATAVAGTDGTATAVAVDITDTASVDALVAAWTDAEILVITPGANVRKRLVDTTDDEFDRVIDINLKGTYRLMRGFGREMGGRGRGSIVTYASFRALAIEPGQGIYAAAKAGVVQLTKTMASELGGKGVRVNAILPGPFDTPLTQQIKADGKWWDAYADKTALGRWGRLHEIAGPVVFLASDASSYVTGHSQLVDGGWMAHDGRFIPHV
- a CDS encoding DUF4032 domain-containing protein; translated protein: MPGTLPSPDPSAQAAPPAPTTAGDAAVPAPEIHTIRNADRAALAGLPWHLPLAEWPETLLGGLPRGISRHVVRYVEIGDEVLAIKETDDAQALREFDILGALGNLDVPLVEPRAIVNGRRTESGETLKGALITAYLEFSLPYRALFSRDLAADTGVRLVDALAVLLVRLHLVGFYWGDVSLSNTLFRRDADAYAAYVVDAETGELHEQLSDGQRNMDLRIARMNIAGDFLDLQAAGLVDPETDPLAAGERLCESYSALWAELTRVEEFSVNERWRIDERIRRLNDLGFDLGELTVTTDIDGISLLVSPKVVEPNHHSRRLLRLTGIGANENQARAMLNDLDSFRSAPEIAEFDELDESQAARRWLDEVYKPLIQAIPENLTRKLEPGQIFYEFAEHRRTMARARQRDIPTMEAIAYFIVDYLANLPDEIRYVDSKKF
- a CDS encoding ABC transporter ATP-binding protein; translation: MSTVSLNGLSHVYENTTSESVHPFNLFVDDGEFLVLYGPTASGKSTILRMLHGLETPKTGTILIDGADITHAAVNDRDVTLALESYALYPHMSVRDNLGFALRVDGLPADEIRERVESVMDKIGLSDILDSVPGDLTQLQRQTVALARAVVRRPKVLIMDEPVVNLVPEQQTETLSLIKGLQQEFGLTTIYATSDLEDAKVLGDRIAFLDRGRLIGVETPDLAEALVASNTDTDS